The Granulicella sp. 5B5 nucleotide sequence GGCAACCCGAACGCGTCGCCTGCGCTGAACGTGTGCAACAACCTGTTCGGCACGGGTACGCGCACGTTCACTACATATCCGGGTGCGGGTGTGATCGCCGATGACCTGCAGATTGGCGTGAAGCATGCGACGACCAAGGGCTTTACGGGCGCGGTCGCGTATACGTGGGGGCGCACGAAGAACTCGACGGGCGGGCAGTTCTCGTATCCGAACAAGCCGTTCCGTCCAGGCATCCAGCAGGAGTGGGCGAATGGCACGGACGACCAGCGGCATACGCTGACGATGAACGGCGAGTACCAGTGGAAGTATGGGCTCTCGCTATCGAGCCTCTATCACTTCGGCTCGGGGCTTGCGTTTGCGCCGACCTCGGGCGGCAGCGTGAACGGTTACACAGGCAGCACGCGCACGTTTGGCTACTCGGTGGCGAATGGGCAGAGCCTTTTGTCGCAGCCGATTGCGCCGGGGGCCACGTGCCCGGTGGCGCACTGCACAACGATCTATGCGCCACTCTCGAAGGTGTCCTATGACGCGAACTATGGTTACTGGGTGATCCAGCGCGATGGGTTCCGCGGAACGAAGTACAACCGCGTGGACGCTCGGCTGCAGGAGAATTTCACGATCAAGGAGAAGTATCACGCGATCGTCGCGGTGGAGGCGTTCAACCTGTTCAACCATGCGAACTACGGCAACTTCGCGACGGCGGCCACGACAGGCACTGGCGCGAACGCGTATGGTACGCCTATCGCATCGTCGGGCGCGCCGTTTGAGTACCAGGCGAGATCGTTGCAGTTCATCGGACGGTTCTCGTTCTAAGTCACCCTGAAGTGCGGCGGCACGGCGTGTATGCGCTGTGCCGCCCTGTCACGTCTACCACTGTCTCGTTCCACAACCCCCGGAGATGATGTATGCCGATTGCAGTAGCTGGATTCGTCGTGAAGCGTTTTGTGTCTGTGTCTCTTACTGCAACTGTGCTGGTGACGGCCGCGATGGCGCAGAAGACGATCACGGTGACGCAGGGAACGGACATGCAGGTGGCGGTGTCGCCGAACCACAAGACAGTGCTGGCGGACCTGCAGGGGATGATCTACTCGATACCGTTTGCGGGCGGGACGGCGAAGCAGTTGACCGATGCGCTGCATGAGGAGTCGCATCCGGACTGGTCGGCGAAGGGTGACCTGGTGGCGCTGCAGAGCTACTACGGCGGGACGTTTCATATCTGGACGATGCATCCGGATGGCAGTGGGCTGAAGCAGATTACGTTTGGTCACGGCGACGATCGCGAGCCGCGCATCTCGCCGGATGGGAAGACGATTGCGTTCACCTCGGACCGCGCGTTTGAGGGGTCGTATGACATCTGGACGGTGGACATTGCGACAGGCAAGCTGACGCGGGTGACGTCGTCGCCTGCGGATGAGTTTGGGCCGAACTGGACGCCGGATGGCAAGTCGCTGGCGTTTATCAGTGGCACGGGTATCGCTGGGAAGTCGGTTGAGCTGATCGATCTCGCGACGAAACAGCAGAAGACGCTGGCGTCGATCGATCCAGCGAAAGGAAGGCTGGAGGCGCCGAGCTTTTCTCCGGATGGCAAGCTGCTGGCGTATGTGCGCTTCGGCGGCGAAGGCATGTTCATGGACGATGCGCACCTGGAGGTGGTGACGGCGAGCGGCTCAAAGCCGGTGTATACGGGCAAGGCCATCGACACGTTTCCGTTTCCGGCGGTGTGGCTTTCGGACTCGGAGCTGGTGTACAGCGGCGATGGGAAGATTCTGAAGACGGACGTGAGTGCGCGCAGCGAGGCGGCGATCCCGTTCAGTGCGGCGATCCCTACGTGGCGGCCGAAGTATGTGCACAAGCACTATGACTTCGATTCGACAGCGACGCGCACGGTGAAGGGCATCTATGCGCCGGCGCTTTCGCCCGATGGAAAGAGCGTGGCGTTTGTTGCGCTGAACCAGTTGTATGTGATGCGCATCGGCGGCAAGCCTGTGGCGATTACGCATGACAGCTTCTACAAGCAGGGGCCGGCGTGGTCTCCCGATGGGAAGACGCTGGCGTACGTGACCGACAAGGACGGCATCGAGAACATCTATCTGCATGAGATGAACGCGGCGAGCGATGTGCATGATGCGCGCGTCGCACCGAGTGAGTCTGCCGAGATCATGCCGGCGTGGTCGCCGGATGGGAAGCTGATTGCGTTTCAGGACGAGAAGATGGCGACGATGATCGCCGATGTGGCGACGGGCAAGATTCGCCTGCTGGCGCCGACGACGTTCTTCCCAGGGCGGGCGGCGTTTTCTCCGAACGGCAAAACGGTGGCGATTGCGACGATCAAACCGTATACCAAGCGGTTTCGCGAGGGCACGAGCCAGATTCTTACCGTCGATGTTGCGACGGGGAAGCAGAAGTTCTTTGAGCCTGCGCCGTTTGAGTCCGTAACGACGCGCACCGAAGATGGGCCGATCTATGCGCCAAACGGCAAGGAGATGGCGTTCGTGATGGACGACCTGCTGTATACGATGCCGGTGGATGAGAACGGGTATCCGGATGGCAAGGCGCGGCTGCTGGGCGATGAGACGACCGATGCGGTGACCTACAGCGGCGACTCGAAGCACCTGCTGTTTTTGAGCGATGGCAAGCTGCAGCTGATCGATCGCGCGACGCGGAAGATCACGCCGGTGGCCGTGGACCTGACGTATCGACCGTCGAAGCCAGAGGACAAGATCCTGATTCACGCGGCGCGGTTCTGGAAGGGCGAGGGGCCGGATGAACAGACGGACGTCGACATTCTGATTACAGACAACCGCATTACGAGCGTGACACCGCACTCGGCGACAGTGCCTGCGGGAGTGACGCGCGTGATTGAGGCGAAGGACTCGACCGTGATGCCGGGGCTGTGGGAGAACCACGCGCATCCTGACTCGGATAACGGCATCTACTACGGCGGGCGGATGGGCAGGCTGTGGCTGGCGTATGGTGTGACGGAGCTGAAGGGACTGGCGGACAACGCGTATCGCGCGGTGGAACACAAGGAGTCCTATGTGTCGGGCGCGGCTGTGGGGCCGCGGCTGTTCGATACGGGTGAGGCGATCGACGGCGAACGCGTGTACTACCCGATGATGATTCCGACGACGTCGGAGGCGCAGCTGCATCGCGAGTTTGCACGGCTGAAGGCGCTGGACTTCGACTTCGTGAAGCTCTATGTGCGGCTGCCGTTCACGATGGCGAAGGAGGGTGCGGCGTTTGGGCATGAGCAGATGGGTGTGCAGTCGGCAGGGCATTATCTGCTGCCGGCAGTGGACCTTGGCGAAGATGGGATGACGCATATCTCGGCCACATCGCGTTGGGGTTGGGCGTACTCGCGCTCGCTGACGGGACGCAGCTATGAGGATGTGCACAAGCTGCTGGTGGACTCCGGCATGTGGACGATCTCGACGACGTTCTCGCAGGAGCCGTACAAGGATGACCCGGGCATGGCGACCGATGTGCGGCAGGGCATTGCGCCGCCGTGGGAGAATGCGCGGCTGAAGAAGGCCGTCGATCTGGCTGAGCACTCGGACGAGACGCCTGCGCTGCAGCATCTGCGGGACGAAGAGGTGACGGTGGCCGATGACTTCCGCAAAGGTGGGTTCATCCTAGCGGGGACGGATTCGCCGCTGGATATCCCGGCGACGAGCTTGCACCTGAACCTGCGCGCGCAGGTGAAGTTCGGGATGAAGCCGTGGCAGTCGCTGGAGACGGTGACGAGCCTGCCAGCGAAGGCCTATGGACTGGACAAGGACCTCGGCACGCTGGAGCCGGGGCACCTTGCCGATCTGATTATCACGGCCGGCAATCCGCTGGTGAACATCGACGACACGATCCGCGTGGAGTGCGTGATGAAGAATGGCAAGCTTTGGAGTGTGTCGCAGGTGGCCGCGCCGTTTGCGAAGGTGAACACGGGGGCGAAGATGTGTCCTGCGCAGTGAGCGCGGGGACAGGTGGGAGTAAGAGCGAGAAGGTTCCTGTAAGTGTGCGGTGTTCGCCCTGAGGGTGTCACCGCACGCTTTGCCTGCAAGTTGAACCGTTTCAACAAAGAACAGGCCTGAAAAAGGAGACGGACAAGGGATCGGCGCCGAAGCATAGATGTCCGACAGGATTTCTAACTTGACAAACGTGTTTGCGGTGAATGAGATTGATGTCCATCAGGTAAGTTGGCACTTGCAACAATTCTGTATCGAGCCCACCGCGAAAGCCGCAGAGTTCTCACGCAGGTCCAAGTGCAACAATACCCAGATCTTTAGAGTGCCGATCTGCGGAACCACGATTCCGCGTATCGGTTGCCGGAAGGAACAGATACGAGATATGGCCAGCCTACAGGTTCTGCATGAGACGAAGGCTCTGACGGGAGATGCGGTGACACTGACGGTGTCGGAGCGTAAGGGCGATCGCAATGAGTCGCAGACAGTGTTGCGTGCGTGTGCGGTGTTGAAGGCGTTTCAGTATCCCGGCGAGGAACTGTCGCTGGGTGCGGTGATGGTACGGACGGGGTTGCCGAAGACGACGGTGTTCCGGTTGCTGCGCACGCTGGTGCATGGTGGGCTGGTAGAGCGCTCACACGGCAGCGTGTATCGAAGCCGCATCGGCCCGCTGGACCGGCGTCCGTTCCGCATCGGCTTTGCCGCGCAGGGAGACTTTGAGTTTTCCAATGAAGTGCTGAAGGGCCTGGAGAAGGCGGCGGCGCGTGAGCATGTGCAGCTCATTACGGTGGACAACCGCTACAGCGCGCGAGAGGCCGTACGCAATGCCGAGATCCTGATCAAGGAGAACGTCGACCTGGTGCTGGAGTTCCAGACCTATGAACGGATCGCCCCGATGGTGGCGTCGAAGTTTGTGGAGTCGAATACGCCGGTGATCGCGATCGAGATACCTCATCCGGGCGCGAACTTTTTTGGTGCGAACAACTACAAAGCAGGGTTGATTGGCGGCAAGGCGCTGGGGCGTTGGGCACGCGAGGCCTGGGGGGGCAACGCAGAACGCATCGTGCTGCTGGAGCTGCCGATTGCCGGAAGCCTGGTGGAGCTGCGTGGCACCGGCATGATCGATGGCCTGCGCGCAGAGCTGCCACAGGCGGCCAATCTGCCGATGATCCGGCTGAATGGGCGCGGCGATTACGAAGAGGTGCTGGATGTGCTGCGGCAGTATCTGCGGCGTGCACCGGCGCGCAGAACGTTGGTGTGCGCGGTGAACGACATCTGCGCGCTGGCCGCGGTACGAGCATTTGAAGACGCGGGCCGCAGCGAGCAGGTCGCGGTGATGGGGCAGAATGCGACCTCCGACGCGCGCGCCGAGCTGCGCAGGCCGGGCACGCGGCTGGTGGGCTCCGTAGCGTACTTTCCGGAGCGCTACGGCGATGAGCTGATTCCGCTAGCG carries:
- a CDS encoding amidohydrolase family protein, with amino-acid sequence MPIAVAGFVVKRFVSVSLTATVLVTAAMAQKTITVTQGTDMQVAVSPNHKTVLADLQGMIYSIPFAGGTAKQLTDALHEESHPDWSAKGDLVALQSYYGGTFHIWTMHPDGSGLKQITFGHGDDREPRISPDGKTIAFTSDRAFEGSYDIWTVDIATGKLTRVTSSPADEFGPNWTPDGKSLAFISGTGIAGKSVELIDLATKQQKTLASIDPAKGRLEAPSFSPDGKLLAYVRFGGEGMFMDDAHLEVVTASGSKPVYTGKAIDTFPFPAVWLSDSELVYSGDGKILKTDVSARSEAAIPFSAAIPTWRPKYVHKHYDFDSTATRTVKGIYAPALSPDGKSVAFVALNQLYVMRIGGKPVAITHDSFYKQGPAWSPDGKTLAYVTDKDGIENIYLHEMNAASDVHDARVAPSESAEIMPAWSPDGKLIAFQDEKMATMIADVATGKIRLLAPTTFFPGRAAFSPNGKTVAIATIKPYTKRFREGTSQILTVDVATGKQKFFEPAPFESVTTRTEDGPIYAPNGKEMAFVMDDLLYTMPVDENGYPDGKARLLGDETTDAVTYSGDSKHLLFLSDGKLQLIDRATRKITPVAVDLTYRPSKPEDKILIHAARFWKGEGPDEQTDVDILITDNRITSVTPHSATVPAGVTRVIEAKDSTVMPGLWENHAHPDSDNGIYYGGRMGRLWLAYGVTELKGLADNAYRAVEHKESYVSGAAVGPRLFDTGEAIDGERVYYPMMIPTTSEAQLHREFARLKALDFDFVKLYVRLPFTMAKEGAAFGHEQMGVQSAGHYLLPAVDLGEDGMTHISATSRWGWAYSRSLTGRSYEDVHKLLVDSGMWTISTTFSQEPYKDDPGMATDVRQGIAPPWENARLKKAVDLAEHSDETPALQHLRDEEVTVADDFRKGGFILAGTDSPLDIPATSLHLNLRAQVKFGMKPWQSLETVTSLPAKAYGLDKDLGTLEPGHLADLIITAGNPLVNIDDTIRVECVMKNGKLWSVSQVAAPFAKVNTGAKMCPAQ
- a CDS encoding substrate-binding domain-containing protein, encoding MASLQVLHETKALTGDAVTLTVSERKGDRNESQTVLRACAVLKAFQYPGEELSLGAVMVRTGLPKTTVFRLLRTLVHGGLVERSHGSVYRSRIGPLDRRPFRIGFAAQGDFEFSNEVLKGLEKAAAREHVQLITVDNRYSAREAVRNAEILIKENVDLVLEFQTYERIAPMVASKFVESNTPVIAIEIPHPGANFFGANNYKAGLIGGKALGRWAREAWGGNAERIVLLELPIAGSLVELRGTGMIDGLRAELPQAANLPMIRLNGRGDYEEVLDVLRQYLRRAPARRTLVCAVNDICALAAVRAFEDAGRSEQVAVMGQNATSDARAELRRPGTRLVGSVAYFPERYGDELIPLALSILRKKPVPSTVFIKHQLITPRNVDLVYPLDVNSARSVMLQ